The Deltaproteobacteria bacterium genome has a window encoding:
- the purS gene encoding phosphoribosylformylglycinamidine synthase subunit PurS: protein MKAKIFVTLKNGVHDVQGEAVLGTLKHMGFEGVQEVRVGKYIELNLNDGTKTKAEEQVK from the coding sequence ATGAAAGCCAAAATATTCGTAACATTAAAAAATGGTGTACATGATGTTCAGGGAGAGGCGGTCTTGGGAACCTTGAAACATATGGGTTTTGAAGGGGTGCAGGAAGTGCGCGTTGGAAAATATATCGAACTGAATCTGAATGACGGGACAAAAACCAAGGCGGAAGAACAGGTAAAA